DNA from Sulfurimonas gotlandica GD1:
ACCATCAAAGTAGTCTATGGTTAAACCGCCGACTCCGTCGCCTTCACCGTTAAAAACTCTAAATGCCGTAGTCTCTTCGTCGGAATAAAAATCTTCTCTATATTCAACAGCCGTTTTGATTTTTTTTGCAAAGTAATCTGCATCTATCTTTTCATCTTCTTTTGCTGTGAGTACCCAGCCATATCCTTTGTTCTGGATGCCGTAGTAGCCCTTGGCAATAAAGTTGTTTTTAGGATCTGTAAGCTTTACAATCGTACCTTCTTGACTCACTTTCGTCCAATCAACAATAGACTCTTTTGAGATTAACGGATAGCCATTTTTATAATTTGAAACAAATTCTTCTTTTACACTTAGGTTTATCTCTTTATTCATATTAACTCCCATTATCCTAGAAAATACTCAGTCCGGTTTTGTCTGTAAAGAGTTCCAAAGCTTTAGTTCCTACAAGAGAGTTTCCTTGAGCGTTTAAGCCAGGTGACCAAACAGATAAACCCATAACATTTGGAACAACAGCCACTATACCTCCACCGACTCCACTTTTCCCAGGTAAGCCTACATTAAAAGCAAAATCTCCAGATGCATCGTAGTGACCACAGGTAAGCATAACTGCATTTATTCGCCTAGATTGTGATGGAGTTAAATAAGTGACGCCTAAAATAGGATCAACTCCATCATTTGCCAAGTAAAGCATAGCTCTTGAGAGCATTTTTGTACTCATCTCTAGTGAGCAGTGTTTGAAGTAAGTTCCAACCACATCTTCAACTCTATTATCAAGATTGTTAAAACTTTTCATCAGGTTTGCCAGTGCTAAGTTTCTATATCCATGTTCCATCTCAGAAGCCGCAACTATTTCGTTTGAGCAGATTGATTCATCATCAGAAATAGCTCTTATGAACCCCAAAACTTCTTCATAAGCAGTTTTACAAGTTCCATAGTGATTTATAAGTGCATCTGTCACATTAATAGCACCTGCATTTATAAATGGATTTCTAGGTTTACCATGTTCATACTCAAGCTGAACAAGAGAATTAAATGGATTTCCTGATGGTTCATGTCCAATGCGCTTGTAAAGATCAGTATTGTAAAACTTAAGTGCCAAGGTAAAGCTAAAAACCTTAGAGATACTCTGAATAGAAAAGAGTGTATCTGCTTGACCTACGCTAAACTGTGTTCCATCAAAAAGTGTCAGAGACATGGCAAACTGATTTTGATTGATTCCAGCTAAAGCAGGAATATAATCAGCAACTTTCCCATCCTTTAGTAAAGGAGAAACTTCATCTGCAATTTCATTTATGATTGATTGATAATCCATAAGAAAACCTATTTTTTATTTTCTAGTCGGTCATACATAGCCAACATGTTTTGATAATCCGCATGAAGAGTAGTATCTATCAAAAAGTCGTCACCGTCTAAGATTTTCAGTGCTTTTAAAACTTTTTCTTCTGTAAAGATATTATACAGTGCATCTTCATATTCAGAAAATTCTAACTCCATCTCTTCCATCCTTGCTATCTCAACAATTATATGACCTAACTTATTTGTCCCATATTCCAGTATTTCCAAAGCATCTTCTGTCTCACCAAGAAGCAGGTGTATTTGTGCTTTAAAATCAAGCATATTAAAGTTATTCTCAAATATAACACCGATATATTTTTCCATATTTAAAGTATCTTCTAGCTGTTCAATGCTCATTAAAATATCTTGCGGGTCATAGTCTTTGAAGTTTAAAACCATATCACGAATTAGCTTTCCGTTATTTTTGTTGTTATATATCAAATCATCTATAGGATAGACTTCAGAAATACCGGGAACAATCATCTGACAAGAGTAAAATCCAAGATAGTTATACTCTCGTAAGTAACTCTCTTTTCCCATATCTTTTAGTATCTCCATAAGATAATCATACTCTTGCTCGCTTGTTGTCCCATCATATAAAAATGGCGAGTACTCAAAGCTTTTGCGAGAACTTAAAAAGCCAAATCCTAGCTTTCCGTTTGAGTCAACAAAGTGAGATTCAAGATTGAAACTGTCAGCTACTAAACTCATATCAAAAGTCGGCACTTCAAAAGAGTCTAAGTTTTCCAAAGAACGTCCCTGCATTAGCTCAGTCATAGTTCTCTCTAAAGAGACTTCCAAGATAGGATGCGCTCCAAAAGAGACAAAAAGAGTAGAGTTGTTAGGGTTTATAAGTGAGATGGCAGTAACTGGAAACTTCCCGCCAAGAGATGCATCTAGAACTTCTACAATGTAACCTAACTCTCTAAGAGCTAGAACATCTTTATGAACTCTAGGAAAACTCTCCACAAGTTCATCTGGAAAGTTTGGAAGAGCGTATCCATTTTTAATAATCTCTATCTTTGCATAACGTTCAAAAATCTCACTAAGTGACTGCACCTGAGCTTCTAGAGGTGTGTTTCCTGTTGCTAAACCGTTACTTACATAGAGGTTACTCAATATGTTAAGTGGTATATATATTTTTTCAGATGTTGAGTGTTTTATAAATGGTAGTGCTACAATTTTATCCTCATAATCACTGTTGAAATCTACTAAAT
Protein-coding regions in this window:
- a CDS encoding glutaminase, producing the protein MDYQSIINEIADEVSPLLKDGKVADYIPALAGINQNQFAMSLTLFDGTQFSVGQADTLFSIQSISKVFSFTLALKFYNTDLYKRIGHEPSGNPFNSLVQLEYEHGKPRNPFINAGAINVTDALINHYGTCKTAYEEVLGFIRAISDDESICSNEIVAASEMEHGYRNLALANLMKSFNNLDNRVEDVVGTYFKHCSLEMSTKMLSRAMLYLANDGVDPILGVTYLTPSQSRRINAVMLTCGHYDASGDFAFNVGLPGKSGVGGGIVAVVPNVMGLSVWSPGLNAQGNSLVGTKALELFTDKTGLSIF
- a CDS encoding YcaO-like family protein, with protein sequence MNLLSKNAPLEESIAKMQAVLADAGCEMTFSQQKHPLENCYSVNLTSVEAPRHIYSNGKGIVSDASVASALGEYIERLQTNNFFIDFHLPSRKYYPDEVAFEFGGDYLNDELREVYNPSKELSDDDLVDFNSDYEDKIVALPFIKHSTSEKIYIPLNILSNLYVSNGLATGNTPLEAQVQSLSEIFERYAKIEIIKNGYALPNFPDELVESFPRVHKDVLALRELGYIVEVLDASLGGKFPVTAISLINPNNSTLFVSFGAHPILEVSLERTMTELMQGRSLENLDSFEVPTFDMSLVADSFNLESHFVDSNGKLGFGFLSSRKSFEYSPFLYDGTTSEQEYDYLMEILKDMGKESYLREYNYLGFYSCQMIVPGISEVYPIDDLIYNNKNNGKLIRDMVLNFKDYDPQDILMSIEQLEDTLNMEKYIGVIFENNFNMLDFKAQIHLLLGETEDALEILEYGTNKLGHIIVEIARMEEMELEFSEYEDALYNIFTEEKVLKALKILDGDDFLIDTTLHADYQNMLAMYDRLENKK